In Solanum pennellii chromosome 3, SPENNV200, a single window of DNA contains:
- the LOC107013849 gene encoding probable protein kinase At2g41970 isoform X5, producing MICCGGAEEDSYISGPPVNQNTAPPKAGNPQSYGAAGSERGEARSGGAAPKSGAPQKILPIEVPEMSLVELNRLTANFGKKALIGEGSYGRVFAAKLSNGQQAAIKKLDTTCSPEPDSDFTAQLSMVSRLKHEHFVTLLGCCLTANNRILVFEFATMGSLHDVLHGRKGVQGAEPGPVLTWNQRVKIAYGAARGLEYLHEKVQPPIKHRDVRSSNVLLFDDFTAKIADFNLTNQCSDTAARLHSTRVLGTFGYHAPEYAMTGQITQKSDVYSFGVVLLELLTGRKPVDHTMPKGQQSLVTWATPRLSEDKVKQCVDPKLNNEYPPKAIAKLLQHFVFNTRQISAQT from the exons ATGATTTGCTGTGGAGGTGCTGAAGAAGACAGTTATATCAGCGGTCCACCGGTTAATCAAAATACCGCACCTCCGAAAGCCGGCAATCCGCAATCTTATGGTGCTG CAGGTAGTGAAAGAGGAGAGGCAAGAAGTGGTGGTGCTGCTCCTAAGAGTGGAGCTCCTCAAAAAATTTTACCTATTGAGGTACCAGAAATGTCTTTGGTTGAGCTAAATAGACTTACTGCCAATTTCGGGAAGAAAGCTCTGATTGGAGAGGGATCTTATGGACGCGTTTTTGCTGCTAAATTAAGCAACGGCCAACAAGCAGCAATAAAGAAATTGGATACTACTTGTTCACCAGAACCAGATTCTGACTTCACCGCCCAG TTATCAATGGTTTCAAGACTTAAGCACGAGCATTTTGTAACACTGTTGGGATGTTGCCTCACAGCAAACAATCGGATCTTGGTTTTTGAGTTTGCAACGATGGGCTCGCTGCATGATGTATTACATG GTAGAAAAGGAGTACAAGGTGCTGAGCCTGGTCCAGTTCTTACTTGGAATCAGAGAGTTAAAATTGCTTATGGTGCAGCTAGAGGCCTTGAATATCTACACGAAAAAGTTCAACCGCCAATTAAACATCGGGATGTCAGATCCAGCAATGTACTACTGTTTGATGATTTTACTGCAAAAATTGCTGATTTCAACTTGACAAACCAGTGTTCGGACACAGCAGCTCGTCTGCATTCAACTAGAGTACTGGGGACATTTGGGTACCATGCTCCAGA GTATGCTATGACAGGACAGATAACACAGAAAAGTGATGTTTATAGTTTTGGAGTTGTTCTGTTAGAACTTTTGACAGGAAGGAAACCAGTAGATCATACAATGCCAAAAGGGCAACAGAGTCTTGTCACATGG GCGACTCCACGACTAAGTGAAGATAAAGTAAAGCAGTGTGTAGATCCTAAGCTAAACAATGAGTACCCTCCAAAGGCAATTGCTAAG CTGTTGCAGCACTTTGTGTTCAATACGAGGCAGATTTCCGCCCAAACATGA
- the LOC107013849 gene encoding probable protein kinase At2g41970 isoform X2, which translates to MICCGGAEEDSYISGPPVNQNTAPPKAGNPQSYGAGSERGEARSGGAAPKSGAPQKILPIEVPEMSLVELNRLTANFGKKALIGEGSYGRVFAAKLSNGQQAAIKKLDTTCSPEPDSDFTAQLSMVSRLKHEHFVTLLGCCLTANNRILVFEFATMGSLHDVLHGRKGVQGAEPGPVLTWNQRVKIAYGAARGLEYLHEKVQPPIKHRDVRSSNVLLFDDFTAKIADFNLTNQCSDTAARLHSTRVLGTFGYHAPEYAMTGQITQKSDVYSFGVVLLELLTGRKPVDHTMPKGQQSLVTWATPRLSEDKVKQCVDPKLNNEYPPKAIAKMAAVAALCVQYEADFRPNMTIVVKALQPLLNAKPAGAQPHA; encoded by the exons ATGATTTGCTGTGGAGGTGCTGAAGAAGACAGTTATATCAGCGGTCCACCGGTTAATCAAAATACCGCACCTCCGAAAGCCGGCAATCCGCAATCTTATGGTGCTG GTAGTGAAAGAGGAGAGGCAAGAAGTGGTGGTGCTGCTCCTAAGAGTGGAGCTCCTCAAAAAATTTTACCTATTGAGGTACCAGAAATGTCTTTGGTTGAGCTAAATAGACTTACTGCCAATTTCGGGAAGAAAGCTCTGATTGGAGAGGGATCTTATGGACGCGTTTTTGCTGCTAAATTAAGCAACGGCCAACAAGCAGCAATAAAGAAATTGGATACTACTTGTTCACCAGAACCAGATTCTGACTTCACCGCCCAG TTATCAATGGTTTCAAGACTTAAGCACGAGCATTTTGTAACACTGTTGGGATGTTGCCTCACAGCAAACAATCGGATCTTGGTTTTTGAGTTTGCAACGATGGGCTCGCTGCATGATGTATTACATG GTAGAAAAGGAGTACAAGGTGCTGAGCCTGGTCCAGTTCTTACTTGGAATCAGAGAGTTAAAATTGCTTATGGTGCAGCTAGAGGCCTTGAATATCTACACGAAAAAGTTCAACCGCCAATTAAACATCGGGATGTCAGATCCAGCAATGTACTACTGTTTGATGATTTTACTGCAAAAATTGCTGATTTCAACTTGACAAACCAGTGTTCGGACACAGCAGCTCGTCTGCATTCAACTAGAGTACTGGGGACATTTGGGTACCATGCTCCAGA GTATGCTATGACAGGACAGATAACACAGAAAAGTGATGTTTATAGTTTTGGAGTTGTTCTGTTAGAACTTTTGACAGGAAGGAAACCAGTAGATCATACAATGCCAAAAGGGCAACAGAGTCTTGTCACATGG GCGACTCCACGACTAAGTGAAGATAAAGTAAAGCAGTGTGTAGATCCTAAGCTAAACAATGAGTACCCTCCAAAGGCAATTGCTAAG ATGGCAGCTGTTGCAGCACTTTGTGTTCAATACGAGGCAGATTTCCGCCCAAACATGACAATTGTCGTCAAGGCACTGCAACCACTACTCAATGCAAAACCAGCAGGAGCACAACCGCATGCATAG
- the LOC107013849 gene encoding probable protein kinase At2g41970 isoform X1, giving the protein MICCGGAEEDSYISGPPVNQNTAPPKAGNPQSYGAAGSERGEARSGGAAPKSGAPQKILPIEVPEMSLVELNRLTANFGKKALIGEGSYGRVFAAKLSNGQQAAIKKLDTTCSPEPDSDFTAQLSMVSRLKHEHFVTLLGCCLTANNRILVFEFATMGSLHDVLHGRKGVQGAEPGPVLTWNQRVKIAYGAARGLEYLHEKVQPPIKHRDVRSSNVLLFDDFTAKIADFNLTNQCSDTAARLHSTRVLGTFGYHAPEYAMTGQITQKSDVYSFGVVLLELLTGRKPVDHTMPKGQQSLVTWATPRLSEDKVKQCVDPKLNNEYPPKAIAKMAAVAALCVQYEADFRPNMTIVVKALQPLLNAKPAGAQPHA; this is encoded by the exons ATGATTTGCTGTGGAGGTGCTGAAGAAGACAGTTATATCAGCGGTCCACCGGTTAATCAAAATACCGCACCTCCGAAAGCCGGCAATCCGCAATCTTATGGTGCTG CAGGTAGTGAAAGAGGAGAGGCAAGAAGTGGTGGTGCTGCTCCTAAGAGTGGAGCTCCTCAAAAAATTTTACCTATTGAGGTACCAGAAATGTCTTTGGTTGAGCTAAATAGACTTACTGCCAATTTCGGGAAGAAAGCTCTGATTGGAGAGGGATCTTATGGACGCGTTTTTGCTGCTAAATTAAGCAACGGCCAACAAGCAGCAATAAAGAAATTGGATACTACTTGTTCACCAGAACCAGATTCTGACTTCACCGCCCAG TTATCAATGGTTTCAAGACTTAAGCACGAGCATTTTGTAACACTGTTGGGATGTTGCCTCACAGCAAACAATCGGATCTTGGTTTTTGAGTTTGCAACGATGGGCTCGCTGCATGATGTATTACATG GTAGAAAAGGAGTACAAGGTGCTGAGCCTGGTCCAGTTCTTACTTGGAATCAGAGAGTTAAAATTGCTTATGGTGCAGCTAGAGGCCTTGAATATCTACACGAAAAAGTTCAACCGCCAATTAAACATCGGGATGTCAGATCCAGCAATGTACTACTGTTTGATGATTTTACTGCAAAAATTGCTGATTTCAACTTGACAAACCAGTGTTCGGACACAGCAGCTCGTCTGCATTCAACTAGAGTACTGGGGACATTTGGGTACCATGCTCCAGA GTATGCTATGACAGGACAGATAACACAGAAAAGTGATGTTTATAGTTTTGGAGTTGTTCTGTTAGAACTTTTGACAGGAAGGAAACCAGTAGATCATACAATGCCAAAAGGGCAACAGAGTCTTGTCACATGG GCGACTCCACGACTAAGTGAAGATAAAGTAAAGCAGTGTGTAGATCCTAAGCTAAACAATGAGTACCCTCCAAAGGCAATTGCTAAG ATGGCAGCTGTTGCAGCACTTTGTGTTCAATACGAGGCAGATTTCCGCCCAAACATGACAATTGTCGTCAAGGCACTGCAACCACTACTCAATGCAAAACCAGCAGGAGCACAACCGCATGCATAG
- the LOC107013849 gene encoding probable protein kinase At2g41970 isoform X3, producing the protein MICCGGAEEDSYISGPPVNQNTAPPKAGNPQSYAGSERGEARSGGAAPKSGAPQKILPIEVPEMSLVELNRLTANFGKKALIGEGSYGRVFAAKLSNGQQAAIKKLDTTCSPEPDSDFTAQLSMVSRLKHEHFVTLLGCCLTANNRILVFEFATMGSLHDVLHGRKGVQGAEPGPVLTWNQRVKIAYGAARGLEYLHEKVQPPIKHRDVRSSNVLLFDDFTAKIADFNLTNQCSDTAARLHSTRVLGTFGYHAPEYAMTGQITQKSDVYSFGVVLLELLTGRKPVDHTMPKGQQSLVTWATPRLSEDKVKQCVDPKLNNEYPPKAIAKMAAVAALCVQYEADFRPNMTIVVKALQPLLNAKPAGAQPHA; encoded by the exons ATGATTTGCTGTGGAGGTGCTGAAGAAGACAGTTATATCAGCGGTCCACCGGTTAATCAAAATACCGCACCTCCGAAAGCCGGCAATCCGCAATCTTATG CAGGTAGTGAAAGAGGAGAGGCAAGAAGTGGTGGTGCTGCTCCTAAGAGTGGAGCTCCTCAAAAAATTTTACCTATTGAGGTACCAGAAATGTCTTTGGTTGAGCTAAATAGACTTACTGCCAATTTCGGGAAGAAAGCTCTGATTGGAGAGGGATCTTATGGACGCGTTTTTGCTGCTAAATTAAGCAACGGCCAACAAGCAGCAATAAAGAAATTGGATACTACTTGTTCACCAGAACCAGATTCTGACTTCACCGCCCAG TTATCAATGGTTTCAAGACTTAAGCACGAGCATTTTGTAACACTGTTGGGATGTTGCCTCACAGCAAACAATCGGATCTTGGTTTTTGAGTTTGCAACGATGGGCTCGCTGCATGATGTATTACATG GTAGAAAAGGAGTACAAGGTGCTGAGCCTGGTCCAGTTCTTACTTGGAATCAGAGAGTTAAAATTGCTTATGGTGCAGCTAGAGGCCTTGAATATCTACACGAAAAAGTTCAACCGCCAATTAAACATCGGGATGTCAGATCCAGCAATGTACTACTGTTTGATGATTTTACTGCAAAAATTGCTGATTTCAACTTGACAAACCAGTGTTCGGACACAGCAGCTCGTCTGCATTCAACTAGAGTACTGGGGACATTTGGGTACCATGCTCCAGA GTATGCTATGACAGGACAGATAACACAGAAAAGTGATGTTTATAGTTTTGGAGTTGTTCTGTTAGAACTTTTGACAGGAAGGAAACCAGTAGATCATACAATGCCAAAAGGGCAACAGAGTCTTGTCACATGG GCGACTCCACGACTAAGTGAAGATAAAGTAAAGCAGTGTGTAGATCCTAAGCTAAACAATGAGTACCCTCCAAAGGCAATTGCTAAG ATGGCAGCTGTTGCAGCACTTTGTGTTCAATACGAGGCAGATTTCCGCCCAAACATGACAATTGTCGTCAAGGCACTGCAACCACTACTCAATGCAAAACCAGCAGGAGCACAACCGCATGCATAG
- the LOC107013849 gene encoding probable protein kinase At2g41970 isoform X4, producing MICCGGAEEDSYISGPPVNQNTAPPKAGNPQSYGSERGEARSGGAAPKSGAPQKILPIEVPEMSLVELNRLTANFGKKALIGEGSYGRVFAAKLSNGQQAAIKKLDTTCSPEPDSDFTAQLSMVSRLKHEHFVTLLGCCLTANNRILVFEFATMGSLHDVLHGRKGVQGAEPGPVLTWNQRVKIAYGAARGLEYLHEKVQPPIKHRDVRSSNVLLFDDFTAKIADFNLTNQCSDTAARLHSTRVLGTFGYHAPEYAMTGQITQKSDVYSFGVVLLELLTGRKPVDHTMPKGQQSLVTWATPRLSEDKVKQCVDPKLNNEYPPKAIAKMAAVAALCVQYEADFRPNMTIVVKALQPLLNAKPAGAQPHA from the exons ATGATTTGCTGTGGAGGTGCTGAAGAAGACAGTTATATCAGCGGTCCACCGGTTAATCAAAATACCGCACCTCCGAAAGCCGGCAATCCGCAATCTTATG GTAGTGAAAGAGGAGAGGCAAGAAGTGGTGGTGCTGCTCCTAAGAGTGGAGCTCCTCAAAAAATTTTACCTATTGAGGTACCAGAAATGTCTTTGGTTGAGCTAAATAGACTTACTGCCAATTTCGGGAAGAAAGCTCTGATTGGAGAGGGATCTTATGGACGCGTTTTTGCTGCTAAATTAAGCAACGGCCAACAAGCAGCAATAAAGAAATTGGATACTACTTGTTCACCAGAACCAGATTCTGACTTCACCGCCCAG TTATCAATGGTTTCAAGACTTAAGCACGAGCATTTTGTAACACTGTTGGGATGTTGCCTCACAGCAAACAATCGGATCTTGGTTTTTGAGTTTGCAACGATGGGCTCGCTGCATGATGTATTACATG GTAGAAAAGGAGTACAAGGTGCTGAGCCTGGTCCAGTTCTTACTTGGAATCAGAGAGTTAAAATTGCTTATGGTGCAGCTAGAGGCCTTGAATATCTACACGAAAAAGTTCAACCGCCAATTAAACATCGGGATGTCAGATCCAGCAATGTACTACTGTTTGATGATTTTACTGCAAAAATTGCTGATTTCAACTTGACAAACCAGTGTTCGGACACAGCAGCTCGTCTGCATTCAACTAGAGTACTGGGGACATTTGGGTACCATGCTCCAGA GTATGCTATGACAGGACAGATAACACAGAAAAGTGATGTTTATAGTTTTGGAGTTGTTCTGTTAGAACTTTTGACAGGAAGGAAACCAGTAGATCATACAATGCCAAAAGGGCAACAGAGTCTTGTCACATGG GCGACTCCACGACTAAGTGAAGATAAAGTAAAGCAGTGTGTAGATCCTAAGCTAAACAATGAGTACCCTCCAAAGGCAATTGCTAAG ATGGCAGCTGTTGCAGCACTTTGTGTTCAATACGAGGCAGATTTCCGCCCAAACATGACAATTGTCGTCAAGGCACTGCAACCACTACTCAATGCAAAACCAGCAGGAGCACAACCGCATGCATAG